The Miscanthus floridulus cultivar M001 chromosome 7, ASM1932011v1, whole genome shotgun sequence genome includes a region encoding these proteins:
- the LOC136464773 gene encoding heavy metal-associated isoprenylated plant protein 3-like, which produces MGKKKRSGGGGGSGGGGGGGGQQQKPADQEDDEQAPAAPNSGDASPAEGNKDKEHDKGKDSDKEKDQQEKGAKGKDKDGGKKPPPMVTAVLKVDMHCDGCAKRIHGSVHRYPGVEGVAMEVEKGSMTVVGRFDAKKLRDRVADKTRKNVDLVVAGGSSNNKGGGGAAGGGNVKQGGERGGSNQHKGATEVDGKQADKGGEQEGKEKDKSDRQEDGKGNDDKQGGGGGGGGGKGKGGGKDNKKPVVPVVATVVLKIGSTGLHCDGCMNRIRSKLFKIKGVEQVRMDMAKNQVTVTGTMDAKALPEKLRKKLRRPMDVVAPGKDKDGKEQDGKEGGGKDGKEGGGKDGKDAATKALKAELEAWKAAFYDQQSLINAEFMLSDENPNACAVM; this is translated from the exons ATGGGCAAG AAGAagcgcagcggcggcggtggagggagtggcggcggcgggggcgggggcgggcagCAGCAGAAGCCGGCGGATCAGGAGGACGACGAGCAGGCGCCCGCCGCGCCCAACTCCGGCGACGCGTCCCCGGCGGAGGGCAACAAGGACAAGGAGCACGACAAGGGGAAGGACAGTGACAAGGAGAAGGACCAGCAGGAGAAGGGGGCGAAGGGGAAGGACAAGGACGGGGGGAAGAAGCCGCCGCCCATGGTGACCGCGGTGCTCAAGGTGGACATGCACTGCGACGGCTGCGCCAAGCGCATCCACGGCTCCGTCCACCGCTACCCAG GCGTGGAGGGcgtggcgatggaggtggagaaggGCTCCATGACGGTGGTGGGGCGCTTCGACGCCAAGAAGCTGCGGGACCGCGTCGCCGACAAGACCCGGAAGAACGTCGACCTCGTCGTCGCCGgcggcagcagcaacaacaagggAGGAGGAGGTGCCGCTGGCGGCGGGAACGTCAAGCAGGGAGGAGAAAGAGGCGGCAGCAACCAGCACAAGGGCGCCACCGAAGTGGACGGCAAGCAGGCGGACAAAGGCGGCGAGCAGGAAGGCAAGGAGAAAGACAAGTCCGATCGCCAGGAGGACGGGAAGGGGAACGATGACAAgcagggcggtggcggcggcggtggaggagggaAGGGGAAGGGCGGCGGCAAAGACAACAAGAAACCCGTCGTG CCAGTGGTTGCGACGGTGGTGCTCAAGATCGGCTCCACGGGGCTTCACTGCGACGGCTGCATGAACCGCATCCGCAGCAAACTCTTCAAGATCAAAG GGGTGGAGCAGGTGCGCATGGACATGGCCAAGAATCAGGTGACGGTGACGGGGACCATGGACGCCAAGGCGCTGCCGGAGAAGCTGCGCAAGAAGCTGCGGCGCCCCATGGACGTGGTGGCGCCGGGCAAGGACAAGGACGGCAAGGAGCAGGACGGGAAGGAGGGCGGCGGCAAGGACGGGAAGGAGGGCGGCGGCAAGGACGGCAAGGACGCGGCGACTAAGGCCCTGAAGGCGGAGCTGGAGGCGTGGAAGGCCGCCTTCTACGACCAGCAGTCGCTGATCAACGCCGAGTTCATGCTCAGCGACGAGAACCCCAACGCCTGCGCCGTCATGTGA